The Alnus glutinosa chromosome 1, dhAlnGlut1.1, whole genome shotgun sequence region AAGGAGTatctttcaaaaataaaaaaataaaatttagaattgTACAAAAGGTGTAAACTATTATATAcaacttttgtaaaaatataacgaccttttttaaaaggaaaatgttaaatttaatcaaCAATTTGATATGTAAGACCCACATATAAGAAAAGAGATATATCTtatgattaatttgaaaaagcaaaaagtgtacaaaaaaaaaaagaaaaatattagatttacaacaccaatacaacaatctctcacatgagggtgggtttcacatactggggcccaccctcatgtgaggggttgttgtacagttattgtattggtgttgtacaagaatcaaatccaaaaaaaaaatatatatgtatatcgtGTCTCttaataaaaacacaacaaatgCGTGGATTAACCGATTAAGGTGGAGGAGTCAGAGCTGTAGGGCAAATGCGGCCCACTAGGAGGTAGTGGGCTTGTAAGGTGGAAGTAGGCCCAACATGCATAAGAGTCGGCTCATCCAAACACCGTCTTTGAATTTTATAACCCTTAAGAGCTAAGAAAacgctattaaaaaaaaaaaaaaaaaaagagctaagAAAACGGAAAGAGCAAGGAAAGTCCACGTGGAAAACGAAAAAGGCCGAAAGGCCAAAAGGCCAAGAAAAAGAACACATTCCCAAGCCGCGTAGGATTAAAATTCAAGGCGGTGCACGAGTCTATAAATAATTAAGTAGGGACTAGAGTTCTGGAACCCTAGGCGAAGATTTTTTTCAATGGCCTCATCACAATTACCAGAGCAGCAGGAGCAGTCCCAAGGGGAAAAGAAGACggtaatcaaaagaaaaatatttaggaGGAGAAATCCAACTCTGAAGAAGAAAGCCTTGGAACTCCGCGAACTGTGCAACGTCCCGGTTTGCGTGATTTCTTATGGGCCCGACGGGACGCTCCAGACGTGGCCGGAAAGCCGGAAAGACGTGGAAGACGTAGTCGACAAGTACAGGAACAATGACGGAGCGTTCAAGTTTTCTATCGGTTCCTTGAAATCCAAGACATACACGAAAAACAACAGCGGGGTAGAATTAGAAGATGGTGAACCCGAGAGAGACGAGAAGGAGAAGACGGAGAAGGTAGAGGAATTTGAGAAGGATTTGGCGAGATGGGACGGGTGGCTTGACGAGCAACATGAGGAAGAGAAGTTGGCGTCCTTTTGTACTTTCTTGGAGTCCAAGATTCGTGAAATGAATGACAGGATAGAGTTGCTTAAGTCGAAGGAGAAGCGAATCTAGTTTCCCCCAATGCTTTTCTTTCtcgtatattttttttgttttaaaagttgGAATGTAGGCCAGTAGGGGTCCGTTTGGGTTGGTTGGTATAGAGTTTTGTTGGCATgggagtgaaaaaaaaaaaaaaagaagtgctGGCAAGTCTAGCCATAATAATACAATGTGATTTGACTCTTCTTAAGCTGTTTGATTCAATTATTTCCAAATTTGAGATCTCATCAATTACAATATTTTGAATTGGGATTTGTTGAAAACGAATTGGATTGCTTAAGCCATGCATTTTGAGTGATTAGTAATAAGCAGGGGCGGAGGTTCAAGATTCAAGAGGGCGTTTGTGTATTAATGGATGCACGTGCCACATGGACTGAAGACAGTAGAAGACATGCGCGTGGATTGAATTGAAGCAGTTGCATGGTTAGTTTAGTAGTCAGTTTGCATATATAGTTTAGTTAGTTCAGTTGTGCAGTTGGTTGCAAGTTGTTAGTTAGTTCGATGTAAGGCTTTATAAACCGATAGAGAGTCTCTCTTTGTAATTTTTACGGAAATACTTGGATcaatttgttgttttgttttgtatctttCTTTCGGAGCTTAGTTTGGGCTCGAATCAACCTACCCTTGTCTCAGAAAATATGTCGAAAATAAAAGTTCATTACAGTTTGCTGCATCTCGACTCCTAAAAAGTTAGTTTGCCCCATTTcgaccctaaatttttttccttgccCTTAGTAAAATTCTTCTCCCCGATACTATAGTTGCCCTCTTACGTTCTATTtttccacatatatatatatatatatagaagtgtAACATTATTCTTCATGAAGAGttatattatttctctataaCATAGAACATGAAGAGTTATATTGTTTCTCTATAACCTGTATGGAAGTTATCACCTTTCATGGGAATGATTGGGTGTGGGGATGACCACACTAAATATGGTGTCATCACCCCTATATCTACATCTCCCACTTGATCACACTATAACATTTTGGTGATAAACTTTAGTATAGCATGCTATACTAATGTCATATAAAAATGATCGCATCAATGATAGTTGCATGCTCTCTCGTTTTGCCAATTTAATCAATGGTAGTTGCATGCTCTCTCGTTTTGCTAATTTAACGAGATTCTCTAACAGAAAGCGGGtaaatgtacaaaaatagtagttgtatgctctcttttggttgaTGTGTCAGTTTGTGatggcatgttgacaatgaccggTAATTCataggggaaaaggtaattaattACCCCTAATAATGTTGATCTATGCTAACTCTCAACTATAAAACTTACAGATCGGTGTCAGATCTTGACATTATTCTGTGTGCGCACGTTTTTGTCATTTCAATTTGACTGCATCCTTTACCATATTCTATCATACCAATAACATATTAAGGATGACTTCATTTCGTTATCTTACAAACGAACAGAATCAATTTTTCATGATTGGGAGTATAGTCCATACCCATTTCATGATTGACGATCAGTCATATACAAAATCATGTGTCGACCTGTACTAAATTTTTGATCAAGTACTACCTAGAAAGTCACTATTCTTGAGGTTTTCCTTGATGTATCTTATTAGCATCTTTTTACGCTTTTAGAGCATAGATATTACTCGATCTCAACATAATACCTTTCAAtggattttacatttatgtgaGATGTAATATCGGTACCTCGTTAGTGTCATCTGCCCTTAACTGACCATTATTTTATCATAGAGCAAAAGTGCATAAAATCGTTCTTCTAGGCGTCCCAGGATCCTTCTGACTATGCATCAACCCATGTATTAAGCTATCACTTAGATGTATCTCAATCCCATTGTTGCTACAGTTCTCCAAATTTAGCTAAAGACAATTCTTTTGGTCATATGACTAGCTACCATTTTTATTGATGAAATAAATTCAACATTTATTTCACCTTTCTCTACTATATCTTGAATATAgtgataatttatataaatgtgTTTACCTTTAGTACTATGTGCTCCACTTTTTATTAAAGAGATAGCAGACTTATTATCACAAAACACATTGACAGGTCTGTTAGGTATacctaaatttaaattttcaataaaaaaaatccaatccaGACTGCATTACTTACTGTTGTGCTGCATGATATATACTTAGCCTCCATTGTGgattttgcaacacaattctgTTTTTTACTAGACCAACAAACAATTGTCCCACCAAATAGGAACACATAACCTGTAATGCTATGCCTTTTACCAAAaagtgtaagtgaaaatttcgattttcataTGACATTACAACATCATCAGGTTAAATATTGTcagtggaatttttttttttttttaacaattaggGAATATAGCACAACAGAACTGACTGAATTAcatcattatattaaaatacgaACCATGTGTTCTAATATAGTAAATACactcaaaacaaaacatatgtgccacatgtggcactaataataaaatcattgtTTTATCCAACCTATTAAATATTACATATCAACATAACAAGtctcaaataaaattaacataataattCTAGATGTTTCATCCTTCGTCCGGACTTGCATaaacttgcatgtgattgtggttaacaccacaatctcatactgtaTTTGTGTGAGTCAGCAGCTCTCAATAACATAAGAAATACTGTTCTATTTAAAAATACACTATataatcaaatgatgacagttgtATGTACCTACATATAGTCTCATAAATCGTTCTATAAGCAGAGTCTCATTTATTAGTGTAGATGGATAGATAGATGCTGTGAGACTTTAACACATGATACAGTCTTATCAATGTCGTGGGTCTTTTACCATCTCCGGTCTTACCATAGATAGATTGATTAATAGATGCCGCGAGACTTTAACACATAATACAATCTTATCAGTGCCGTGAGTCTTTTACCATCTCCGGTCTTACCATAGATAGAGCTATTTAGGTGACGTGGGTCTCTAACCAAACTGGTCTTATCCTATTGTTAGCAATTGGTGCATTgtgtaacaccccgtattttaagatattaaataaaatatcttaaatatgaatatttatgaaaataaatattcatttattaagaagcgtttatagttttagcttaataaaagtttaaacggaccttaaactttggaataacgaaaatagggtcaaacgaactccgtttttgtcaattcaaaagccagaacgttTGCCTCGAAGTCCTTTAGCTACCCttcgaatttcataatttttgaacttCGTTAAAAGTACGAAAACACCTATAAAACATACTGTCCTTAAATAGGACGAAaatttagatatatataatttgtgggcccattttaCTCCTACATGAACTCAGCCCAGCC contains the following coding sequences:
- the LOC133858794 gene encoding agamous-like MADS-box protein AGL81; this encodes MASSQLPEQQEQSQGEKKTVIKRKIFRRRNPTLKKKALELRELCNVPVCVISYGPDGTLQTWPESRKDVEDVVDKYRNNDGAFKFSIGSLKSKTYTKNNSGVELEDGEPERDEKEKTEKVEEFEKDLARWDGWLDEQHEEEKLASFCTFLESKIREMNDRIELLKSKEKRI